The following are from one region of the Platichthys flesus chromosome 2, fPlaFle2.1, whole genome shotgun sequence genome:
- the LOC133967156 gene encoding zinc finger MYM-type protein 1-like, whose amino-acid sequence MANENSIVAIHRTPFNRRSDVDKKKLKEMGPDRPDLKLEQISTDRGRTYKRSFSSSLYANRSWLAGCAVSNAFFCFPCLLFQCTGTEILWTTTGMRDLKHFTQKCKKHESSRCHLTNSMKLSLFGRLSIAEQLDEGYRIGIRKHNEEVRKNRHILSRIIDCIKFCGAFELALRGHDESESSDNPGIFRGLVDVVASLDGALKDHLDSATVFKGTSKTVQNELLDCMLAVVREKIISEIQSSDFLSIQADETTDISTQTQLVLVLRYLNGANLEERFFEFIPLQSATAATIAMALKERLAAILPGEQKVKLICQAYDGASVMRGTSSGVQKRIQDDYPTAHYIHCYAHQLNLIMQQATSHIVKVKNFFSDLGGLAAFFSRLPTASNVRWNFHSRAVNTVFEHRDDLIDCFERIRASDGFDDKTSHEAGGHIRLLEDPDFNFFLKLFHRIMPHVDILYAKLQNRNIDSVYINRCIQQFQEDIQKIRDSVHAMVVEHRSGSEQPRKRRAIDQDELKRIATEVCDTILGHTKERFAFKDHLISATLLDSPQFDHYLDAFPEVALATTLKAYPVLDGSRLKTELTLIYGSEEFRTCRGAVDLYQLFKDNNLSEVFSETETLLKIIITTPMATAEAERCFSTLKRVKTFLRNTMTQDRLNALAMLSMEKRLVTDMIDFNQKVIERFAGLKERRAKFLYK is encoded by the exons ATGGCGAATGAAAACTCTATTGTAGCTATTCACAGAACACCATTCAATCGACGATCGGATGTCgataaaaagaaactaaaagaaatgGGACCTGACCGTCCGGATTTAAAACTTGAACAGATAAGCACTGACCGCGGAAGAACCTACAAgcggagcttctcctccagcctttaTGCTAACCGGAGCTGGTTAGCGGGCTGTGCAGTGAGTAAtgcgtttttttgtttcccctgcTTGTTGTTCCAATGTACTGGGACTGAAATACTCTGGACTACAACGGGGATGAGGGATCTAAAGCACTTCACCCAGAAATGCAAGAAACACGAATCGTCTCGCTGCCATCTCACTAACAGCATGAAGCTAAGTCTCTTTGGGAGACTGAGTATAGCGGAACAGCTCGACGAAGGGTACCGAATTGGCATCCGTAAACACAATGAGGAAGTAAGGAAGAACAGGCACATTCTCTCAAGAATTATAGACTGTATTAAGTTCTGTGGTGCATTTGAGTTGGCACTGCGTGGTCATGATGAGAGCGAGAGCTCTGATAACCCAGGGATATTTCGTGGCTTGGTGGACGTTGTTGCCTCACTCGACGGTGCACTGAAAGACCATCTCGACAGCGCGACTGTGTTCAAGGGAACATCCAAAACGGTCCAGAATGAACTTCTTGACTGTATGCTGGCTGTTGTTAGGGAAAAGATCATAAGCGAGATTCAAAGCAGCGATTTTCTATCGATCCAAGCAGATGAGACCACGGATATTAGCACACAAACCcagcttgtgcttgtgcttcgCTACTTAAATGGTGCTAACCTGGAGGAAAGATTCTTTGAGTTCATCCCTCTGCAGTCAGCTACAGCAGCGACCATTGCCATGGCATTAAAAGAACGCCTTGCTGCCATCCTCCCAGGTGAGCAGAAAGTTAAACTCATCTGCCAGGCATATGACGGTGCCAGTGTAATGAGGGGTACCTCTTCAGGTGTTCAGAAGAGAATCCAGGACGACTACCCAACTGCCCACTATATCCACTGCTATGCCCATCAGCTCAATCTTATAATGCAACAGGCCACctctcacattgttaaagtcAAGAACTTTTTTTCTGACTTGGGTGGATTAGCTGCGTTCTTTTCAAGACTGCCAACGGCCAGCAATGTGAGGTGGAACTTTCACAGCCGTGCCGTCAATACTGTGTTTGAGCACAGAGATGACCTCATTGACTGCTTTGAAAGAATTCGAGCATCAGATGGCTTTGATGACAAGACCAGCCACGAAGCAGGAGGCCACATCAGGCTACTGGAGGATCCTGATTTCAACTTCTTCCTTAAACTGTTTCATCGGATAATGCCACACGTGGACATTCTCTATGCCAAGCTCCAGAACAGAAACATAGATTCAGTCTATATAAATCGCTGCATCCAGCAGTTCCAAGAGGACATACAAAAAATCAG agattCAGTCCATGCAATGGTGGTGGAGCACAGGAGTGGCTCTGAGCAGCCGAGGAAGCGCCGGGCTATCGATCAAGATGAGCTTAAAAGGATTGCCACAGAG GTATGCGACACCATACTTGGACACACCAAGGAACGCTTTGCCTTCAAGGACCACCTCATCAGTGCCACCTTACTGGACAGCCCCCAGTTTGACCACTACCTCGATGCATTCCCTGAAGTTGCTCTGGCCACAACATTGAAGGCCTACCCTGTGCTCGATGGAAGTAGGCTGAAGACAGAGCTTACCCTCATCTATGGCTCAGAAGAATTCCGAACCTGTCGTGGTGCTGTGGATCTTTACCAGTTGTTCAAAGACAATAACCTTTCTGAGGTAttttcagagacagaaacactgcttaaaatcatcatcacaactcCCATGGCCACTGCTGAGGCTGAGAGGTGTTTTTCAACACTGAAAAGGGTTAAAACCTTTCTCAGGAACACAATGACTCAGGACAGACTGAATGCCTTAGCCATGCTCTCAATGGAAAAAAGGCTTGTCACAGACATGATTGACTTTAACCAGAAGGTGATAGAGAGATTTGCCGGcttgaaagagaggagggctAAGTTTCTTTACAAGTAG